One window from the genome of Actinoplanes teichomyceticus ATCC 31121 encodes:
- a CDS encoding O-antigen ligase family protein produces MPAGSTEAEPRRQTVPGRPPPADSRRPGRLYRSQQRLRTLGPDTLLAVYIVLLLLVPARLVVASIGATGTVANLFLLASLMWYAVSWLMRRIAPAPHTRPPRVALLLYAVAVLLAYVAVGRRTADVSEYSAADRALLQLLIWLPLLLLATSLTEYRQIDRLLRLFVRCCAVVAVVAMLEFLLKQSLTAWIVIPGLSSNTTAELVTRGDFVRPTATASHSLELATTQVIALPFAIQQAFHGDGVKAWKRWLPVALIALSSVMTVSRTSVVGLAVVMLVLLPTWPARRVGHTFLMLIPALGATRVLVPGLVGTLIGLFSAMLDGGDNSTQSRTATSADVGEFLDGHLWFGRGPGTFLPEMYRFTDNQYLLAMLEIGVVGLIAIVGLYVTTIHCGGAGRRRSTDPARRETGQAFVAVGFVMLVVTATFDTLSFPIVAGSTFLMMGLSGAYLSVARRERARIGDLPQ; encoded by the coding sequence ATGCCGGCCGGATCAACGGAAGCTGAGCCCCGCCGCCAGACCGTGCCGGGCCGCCCGCCGCCCGCCGACAGCCGCCGCCCGGGCCGCCTCTACCGCTCCCAGCAGCGGCTGCGCACGCTCGGGCCGGACACGCTGCTGGCCGTCTACATCGTCCTGCTGCTGCTCGTCCCGGCCCGGCTGGTGGTGGCCAGCATCGGCGCGACCGGCACGGTGGCCAATCTCTTCCTGCTCGCCTCGCTGATGTGGTACGCGGTGAGCTGGCTGATGCGCCGGATCGCGCCGGCGCCGCACACCCGGCCGCCACGGGTCGCGCTGCTGCTCTACGCCGTGGCGGTACTGCTGGCGTACGTCGCGGTCGGCCGCCGCACCGCGGACGTCAGCGAGTACAGCGCCGCCGACCGCGCCCTGCTGCAACTGCTCATCTGGCTGCCGCTGCTGCTGCTGGCCACGTCGCTGACCGAGTACCGGCAGATCGACCGGCTGCTGCGGCTGTTCGTCCGCTGCTGCGCCGTGGTGGCCGTGGTGGCGATGCTGGAGTTCCTGCTCAAGCAGAGCCTGACCGCCTGGATCGTGATCCCGGGGCTGTCCTCCAACACGACGGCCGAGCTGGTCACCCGCGGCGACTTCGTCCGGCCCACCGCGACCGCGTCGCACAGCCTGGAACTGGCCACCACCCAGGTGATCGCCCTGCCGTTCGCGATCCAGCAGGCGTTCCACGGCGACGGCGTCAAGGCGTGGAAGCGCTGGCTGCCGGTGGCGCTGATCGCGCTGTCCTCGGTGATGACGGTCTCCCGGACCTCGGTGGTCGGCCTGGCCGTCGTCATGCTGGTGCTGCTGCCCACCTGGCCGGCGCGGCGGGTCGGCCACACCTTCCTGATGCTGATCCCGGCCCTGGGCGCCACCCGGGTCCTGGTCCCCGGCCTGGTCGGCACGCTGATCGGGCTGTTCAGCGCGATGCTCGACGGTGGCGACAACAGCACCCAGTCGCGGACGGCCACCAGCGCCGACGTCGGCGAGTTCCTCGACGGGCACCTCTGGTTCGGCCGCGGCCCCGGGACGTTCCTGCCGGAGATGTACCGCTTCACCGACAATCAGTACCTGCTCGCGATGCTGGAGATCGGCGTCGTCGGCCTCATCGCGATCGTCGGCCTGTACGTCACCACCATCCACTGTGGCGGCGCGGGCCGGCGTCGATCCACCGACCCGGCACGCCGGGAGACCGGTCAGGCGTTTGTGGCCGTCGGGTTCGTGATGCTTGTCGTAACGGCCACATTCGACACACTGAGCTTCCCGATCGTCGCCGGATCCACTTTCCTGATGATGGGCCTGTCGGGTGCGTACCTGAGCGTGGCTCGCCGGGAACGGGCGAGAATCGGAGACCTTCCACAGTGA
- a CDS encoding glycosyltransferase family 4 protein, translating to MKDRRPSVAILVANLPAEKDRRVIRECLSLEAAGFDVTVIAPRGDRSLTVLPGSRRTRLRPYPVLLYGSGLISFAGEFLWSFFWITVRLLGEMLRGRAHAVQVCNPPDVYFPLALLVRALGRPWVFDHHDLSPEVYVSRGGTPNPWISRLLVAFEWLTLRTATAVFATNESFKDNAVRRGVRPEKVTVVRNGPAHAEIADRPGAAADRPDGRHRVVYLGVFGPQDNVAGAVLAAEELTRLRGRDDWRMVLAGDGETAAALRELTAERGLTDVVEFTGWLDGPQVDALLRDATVALQPDLPTRMNQLSTMAKTVEYLGRGVPVVAADLIETRATVGDAGLYVPTGDPAEFARAIDTLLDDPAMRARMHRLGKERFRDFLSWEHQAQRYVAVWRRLLAKRLPPAGPAPVPAPRTPADDTAATRADAP from the coding sequence GTGAAGGACCGGCGACCGAGTGTCGCGATTCTGGTGGCGAACCTGCCGGCCGAGAAGGATCGCCGCGTCATTCGCGAATGCCTGAGCCTGGAGGCGGCCGGCTTCGACGTCACGGTGATCGCGCCGCGCGGCGACCGCAGCCTCACCGTGCTGCCGGGCAGCCGGCGCACCCGGCTGCGGCCGTACCCGGTGCTGCTGTACGGCAGCGGGCTGATCTCGTTCGCCGGCGAGTTCCTCTGGTCGTTCTTCTGGATCACCGTGCGGCTGCTCGGCGAGATGCTGCGCGGCCGGGCGCACGCCGTGCAGGTGTGCAACCCGCCGGACGTCTACTTCCCGCTCGCGCTGCTGGTGCGGGCGCTGGGCCGGCCGTGGGTCTTCGACCACCACGACCTCTCCCCCGAGGTGTACGTCTCCCGCGGCGGCACCCCGAACCCGTGGATCTCCCGGCTGCTGGTCGCCTTCGAGTGGCTGACCCTGCGCACGGCCACCGCGGTGTTCGCCACCAACGAGTCGTTCAAGGACAACGCGGTGCGCCGGGGGGTCCGCCCGGAGAAGGTCACCGTGGTCCGCAACGGACCCGCCCACGCCGAGATCGCCGACCGGCCCGGCGCCGCCGCTGATCGGCCCGACGGCCGGCACCGGGTGGTCTACCTCGGCGTCTTCGGCCCGCAGGACAACGTGGCGGGCGCGGTCCTGGCCGCCGAGGAGCTGACCCGGCTGCGCGGGCGCGACGACTGGCGGATGGTGCTGGCCGGCGACGGCGAGACCGCCGCCGCGCTGCGTGAGCTCACCGCCGAGCGCGGCCTCACCGACGTCGTCGAGTTCACCGGCTGGCTCGACGGGCCGCAGGTGGACGCGCTGCTGCGCGACGCCACCGTCGCCCTGCAGCCGGATCTGCCGACCCGGATGAACCAGCTCTCCACGATGGCCAAGACCGTCGAGTACCTGGGCCGGGGCGTCCCGGTGGTCGCCGCCGACCTGATCGAGACCCGGGCCACCGTCGGCGACGCCGGCCTCTACGTGCCCACCGGCGACCCGGCCGAGTTCGCCCGGGCGATCGACACGCTGCTGGACGACCCGGCGATGCGCGCGCGTATGCACCGGCTCGGCAAGGAACGCTTCCGCGACTTCCTGTCCTGGGAGCACCAGGCGCAGCGGTACGTCGCGGTGTGGCGCCGGCTGCTCGCCAAGCGGCTGCCGCCGGCCGGCCCCGCCCCGGTCCCGGCGCCGCGCACGCCGGCCGACGACACCGCGGCCACCCGGGCGGACGCGCCGTGA
- a CDS encoding glycosyltransferase family 2 protein, with product MRSLKRRLRARYGWLPLEELRNKVVLGHTAVGLGRFERSEVRRLLRTMPGGVRPRARVAVVVLTYRRPDGLLRAVESVLAQTVRDLVLMVVDDAGGQLPRFPDDPRLHVVSLRHNINVPGVGRNVGIGLTDSRFVAFLDDDNTWDPHHLATALDRLDSAAGSAGRPDAVYTAMRRLMPDGTVRDVLSVPFDRRLAWERCYLDNNPLVLRRLPATRFSRLRRTTSVAPKEDWELVYRFSRRHRVEHIPEPTVNYTINPDSYWTPWELS from the coding sequence ATGCGTTCGCTGAAGCGGCGGCTCCGCGCCCGCTACGGCTGGCTGCCGCTCGAGGAACTGCGCAACAAGGTGGTGCTGGGGCACACCGCGGTCGGTCTCGGCCGGTTCGAGCGTTCCGAGGTGCGCCGGCTGCTGCGCACCATGCCGGGCGGGGTACGCCCGCGCGCCCGGGTCGCCGTCGTGGTGCTGACCTACCGGCGCCCGGACGGGCTGCTGCGCGCGGTCGAGTCGGTTCTCGCCCAGACCGTACGCGACCTGGTCCTGATGGTCGTCGACGACGCCGGCGGCCAGCTGCCCCGGTTCCCGGACGATCCCCGGCTGCACGTGGTCAGCCTGCGGCACAACATCAACGTGCCGGGCGTCGGGCGCAACGTCGGCATCGGGCTGACCGACTCGCGGTTCGTGGCGTTCCTCGACGACGACAACACCTGGGATCCGCACCACCTGGCGACCGCCCTGGACCGGCTGGACAGCGCCGCCGGCTCCGCCGGCCGGCCGGACGCGGTCTACACCGCGATGCGCCGGCTGATGCCGGACGGGACGGTGCGCGACGTGCTGTCCGTGCCGTTCGACCGCCGGCTCGCCTGGGAACGCTGCTACCTGGACAACAACCCGCTCGTGCTGCGCCGGCTGCCGGCCACCCGGTTCAGCCGGCTGCGCCGCACCACCTCGGTGGCGCCGAAGGAGGACTGGGAGCTGGTCTACCGGTTCAGCCGCCGGCACCGGGTCGAGCACATTCCCGAGCCGACCGTGAACTACACCATCAACCCGGACAGCTACTGGACCCCCTGGGAGCTTTCATGA
- a CDS encoding Wzz/FepE/Etk N-terminal domain-containing protein — protein MDLGEILRVLRSRWYIVVPMLLLAAGLGAGVYAAVPTTYTTYTMVSLLSAPAATTAATQGQDNPFLNFNGSLVATADFLGRRLQSTDTQLELKTAGLTEKYEVALAENAQGPFLTLTLTGADRDHLLASANQLAEYAGKTLADIQKQNDVAEKDRIKLTQVIPPQKPQPLTKEKLKYVIVAGGGTAALGLVLAFVVESIARSRRRKALAGAGDAEPATATGAATATPDIEGTMVLHLPPKAPAAAAPRQPVSPSEAKTQVIRAPQRPASQGDAPSTGGASRSGPASTYQSNGMERRGQDAGRINGS, from the coding sequence GTGGACCTCGGCGAGATCCTGCGCGTTCTGCGCTCCCGCTGGTACATCGTCGTGCCCATGCTGTTGCTCGCGGCCGGCCTGGGCGCCGGCGTGTACGCCGCGGTGCCCACCACCTACACCACCTACACGATGGTCAGCCTGCTCAGCGCGCCTGCGGCCACCACCGCCGCGACGCAGGGACAGGACAACCCGTTCCTGAACTTCAACGGCTCGCTGGTGGCCACCGCCGACTTCCTGGGCCGCCGCCTGCAGTCGACCGACACCCAGCTGGAGCTCAAGACCGCCGGCCTGACCGAGAAGTACGAGGTCGCGCTCGCCGAGAACGCCCAGGGCCCGTTCCTCACCCTCACCCTGACCGGCGCGGACCGCGACCACCTGCTCGCCTCGGCGAACCAGCTCGCGGAGTACGCCGGCAAGACCCTCGCCGACATCCAGAAGCAGAACGACGTCGCCGAGAAGGACCGGATCAAGCTCACCCAGGTCATCCCGCCGCAGAAACCGCAGCCGTTGACCAAGGAGAAGCTCAAGTACGTCATCGTGGCCGGCGGCGGCACCGCCGCGCTGGGGCTGGTGCTGGCGTTCGTGGTGGAGAGCATCGCCCGGTCCCGGCGACGCAAGGCGCTCGCCGGCGCCGGGGACGCCGAGCCGGCGACCGCGACCGGTGCGGCCACCGCCACCCCGGACATCGAGGGCACCATGGTCCTGCACCTGCCGCCGAAGGCGCCGGCCGCCGCCGCGCCGCGGCAGCCGGTGTCGCCCAGCGAGGCGAAGACCCAGGTGATCCGGGCGCCGCAGCGTCCGGCGAGCCAGGGCGATGCCCCGTCGACGGGCGGGGCGTCGCGCTCCGGGCCCGCCTCGACGTACCAGTCGAACGGTATGGAACGCAGGGGCCAGGATGCCGGCCGGATCAACGGAAGCTGA
- a CDS encoding DUF4082 domain-containing protein has product MIALPGAVLAADDPCGVNSNPIVCENSKPGTPLDEWYGDSAWGDIGGFTTKMSVQPGETLQLKVHSPTSFTVTFYRLGYYGGDGARRMPTSPTATFPAKEQLDCKKDATGLVDCGNWVTNVTWTVPSDAVSGVYLAALDQGDGAGYMPYPFVVANDNSRSDVLVQTSDQTWQAYNKWGGQNLYEGGGPAPDGRAYKVSYNRPMRIAGDNGILSSEYPMIQWLERSGYDVSYASNIDVSTKPALLPKHRIYLSSGHDEYWDQGIWDNLKAARAAGVNLAFFSGNEAFWRTRLEPSITTDGGANRTLVCYKMTKMSQNPPNGIADPSGQWTGTWMDPAGAGTGGNKAQNQITGTLFSVNGYRRDAMTVSSEFKRMRLWRDTSIRNLNTGEVATFPLGTLGYEWDSDVDNAARPPGAVRFSATTLQITDGTLLLDEGNNYGNGVATHSVVMYRDPVSGALVFGSGTVQWSWGLSAQHTGPASSEDPRMQQATANVLADMGALPKTLQSGLVMPTKSADTAGPAVTVTAPTAGATVPKLSPITVTGTAADAAGQLGRVEVSTDGGATWSAATGLANWTYTWTPVVEGAAQIRVRGIDDSLNFGPVTTINVTVGPQKCPCTTYKASDVPANADSFDGSPNELGAKFQVAVPAQVTGVRFYKSAANTGTHVGKLWTTGGRLLAQGTFGNESATGWQTMSFAKPVSISANTTYVVSYYTPTGHYSYSSAYFTAKGAGEGVVRQLQSGVSGSNGVYRYGAGGGFPTLSWGDTNYWVDVVVETATAGTTPPAVAVKSPAAGDAGVARNTVVTATFDHDIDPEKLEFTLRAGADAVAAKVSYDDATRKATLLPDNVLAANTEFTASVKATDLWGNAMASPQTWKFTTGAGVRCPCSVWGPAATPDVESASEAASLELGMRFTSAVDGYVTGVRFYKGDRNTGTHTGTLWSGTGQELATGTFQNETASGWQTLTFATPVPIDANTPYVVSYHTDTGFYAYSGAYFGQARTAYPLTAVADTATGHNGLFKAGATRAFPTSSWNASNYWVDVTFTTTTP; this is encoded by the coding sequence GTGATTGCGCTCCCCGGAGCGGTTCTCGCGGCCGACGACCCGTGCGGCGTCAACTCCAATCCGATCGTGTGCGAGAACTCGAAACCCGGGACGCCCCTCGACGAGTGGTACGGCGACAGCGCGTGGGGTGACATCGGCGGCTTCACCACGAAGATGAGCGTCCAGCCCGGCGAGACCCTGCAGCTCAAGGTGCACTCGCCGACCTCGTTCACGGTCACCTTCTACCGGCTGGGCTACTACGGTGGCGACGGGGCGCGCCGGATGCCGACCTCGCCCACCGCCACGTTCCCGGCCAAGGAGCAGCTCGACTGCAAGAAGGACGCGACCGGCCTGGTCGACTGCGGCAACTGGGTCACCAACGTCACCTGGACCGTGCCGTCCGACGCGGTGTCCGGCGTGTACCTGGCCGCGCTCGACCAGGGCGACGGGGCCGGGTACATGCCGTACCCGTTCGTGGTGGCCAACGACAACAGTCGCTCCGACGTGCTCGTGCAGACCTCGGACCAGACCTGGCAGGCGTACAACAAGTGGGGCGGGCAGAACCTGTACGAGGGTGGCGGCCCGGCGCCGGACGGCCGCGCGTACAAGGTCAGCTACAACCGTCCGATGCGGATCGCCGGCGACAACGGGATCCTGTCCAGCGAGTACCCGATGATCCAGTGGCTGGAGCGCAGCGGGTACGACGTCAGCTACGCCTCCAACATCGACGTCTCCACCAAGCCGGCCCTGCTGCCCAAGCACAGGATCTACCTGTCCTCCGGGCACGACGAGTACTGGGACCAGGGCATCTGGGACAACCTCAAGGCGGCCCGCGCGGCCGGCGTCAACCTGGCCTTCTTCAGCGGCAACGAGGCGTTCTGGCGGACCCGGCTGGAACCGTCGATCACCACCGACGGCGGGGCCAACCGCACCCTGGTCTGCTACAAGATGACCAAGATGAGCCAGAACCCGCCGAACGGCATCGCCGACCCGAGCGGGCAGTGGACCGGCACCTGGATGGACCCGGCCGGCGCGGGCACCGGCGGCAACAAGGCGCAGAACCAGATCACCGGCACGCTGTTCTCGGTCAACGGCTACCGCCGCGACGCGATGACGGTGTCCTCGGAGTTCAAGAGGATGCGGCTGTGGCGGGACACCTCGATCAGGAACCTGAACACCGGTGAGGTGGCGACGTTCCCGCTCGGCACGCTCGGCTACGAGTGGGACTCCGACGTGGACAACGCCGCCCGGCCGCCGGGCGCGGTGCGTTTCTCCGCCACCACCCTGCAGATCACCGACGGCACCCTGCTGCTCGACGAGGGCAACAACTACGGCAACGGGGTGGCCACCCACAGCGTGGTGATGTACCGCGACCCGGTCTCCGGCGCCCTGGTCTTCGGCTCCGGCACGGTGCAGTGGTCGTGGGGGCTGAGCGCGCAGCACACCGGCCCGGCCAGCTCCGAGGACCCGCGCATGCAGCAGGCCACCGCCAACGTGCTGGCCGACATGGGCGCGCTGCCCAAGACGCTGCAGAGCGGGCTGGTCATGCCGACCAAGTCGGCCGACACCGCCGGGCCGGCCGTGACGGTCACCGCGCCCACCGCGGGCGCGACCGTGCCGAAACTGTCGCCGATCACGGTGACCGGCACCGCCGCCGACGCGGCCGGGCAGCTCGGCCGGGTCGAGGTCTCCACCGACGGCGGCGCCACCTGGTCGGCCGCCACCGGGCTGGCGAACTGGACGTACACCTGGACGCCGGTCGTCGAGGGCGCCGCCCAGATCCGGGTGCGCGGCATCGACGACAGCCTGAACTTCGGGCCGGTCACCACGATCAACGTGACCGTCGGGCCGCAGAAGTGCCCGTGCACCACGTACAAGGCGAGCGACGTGCCGGCCAACGCCGACTCGTTCGACGGCTCGCCGAACGAGCTGGGCGCCAAGTTCCAGGTGGCGGTGCCGGCGCAGGTGACCGGCGTGCGCTTCTACAAGTCGGCGGCGAACACCGGCACCCACGTCGGCAAGCTGTGGACCACCGGCGGCAGGCTGCTGGCCCAGGGCACGTTCGGCAACGAGTCGGCGACCGGCTGGCAGACGATGAGTTTCGCCAAGCCGGTCTCGATCTCGGCGAACACCACGTACGTGGTGTCGTACTACACGCCGACCGGGCACTATTCGTACAGCAGCGCGTACTTCACCGCCAAGGGCGCCGGCGAGGGCGTGGTGCGGCAGCTGCAGTCCGGGGTGTCCGGGTCCAACGGCGTCTACCGGTACGGCGCCGGCGGCGGTTTCCCCACGCTCAGCTGGGGCGACACCAACTACTGGGTGGACGTGGTGGTGGAGACCGCGACCGCGGGCACCACGCCGCCGGCCGTCGCGGTCAAGTCGCCGGCCGCCGGGGACGCGGGCGTGGCCCGCAACACCGTGGTCACGGCGACGTTCGACCACGACATCGACCCGGAGAAGCTGGAGTTCACGCTGAGGGCGGGCGCCGACGCGGTGGCCGCGAAGGTCTCGTACGACGACGCCACCCGCAAGGCGACGCTGCTGCCGGACAACGTGCTGGCGGCCAACACCGAGTTCACCGCGTCGGTGAAGGCCACCGACCTGTGGGGCAACGCGATGGCGTCACCGCAGACGTGGAAGTTCACCACCGGCGCCGGGGTCCGCTGCCCCTGCTCGGTGTGGGGCCCGGCGGCCACGCCGGACGTCGAGAGCGCCAGCGAGGCGGCGTCGCTGGAGCTGGGCATGCGGTTCACCTCGGCGGTGGACGGATACGTCACCGGGGTCAGGTTCTACAAGGGTGACCGCAACACCGGCACGCACACCGGCACGCTGTGGTCGGGGACCGGCCAGGAGCTGGCCACCGGCACGTTCCAGAACGAGACCGCCAGCGGCTGGCAGACGCTCACGTTCGCCACGCCGGTGCCGATCGACGCGAACACGCCGTACGTCGTGTCGTACCACACCGACACCGGGTTCTACGCCTACAGCGGGGCGTACTTCGGCCAGGCCCGCACGGCGTACCCGCTGACCGCGGTCGCCGACACGGCCACCGGTCACAACGGGCTGTTCAAGGCCGGTGCCACCCGGGCGTTCCCGACCAGCAGCTGGAACGCCAGCAACTACTGGGTCGACGTGACCTTCACGACGACCACGCCCTGA
- a CDS encoding polysaccharide deacetylase family protein, producing the protein MPEHINVLFHGIGAPRRELEPGEDAYWITEDAFAAILDEVATWPGVRLSFDDSNCSDVEIALPALLERGLTAEFFVLAGRLDAPGSLGERDLRTLVGNGMAVGNHGMWHHPWRGMSGATAHEELAEARDRIAAVVARPVTRAACPLGRYDRSTLVALRRLGYTTVFTSDRRPAVAGRWLQPRFSVYRDDTPETVRAAVERSRRVPVRLRNAAAGAVKRWR; encoded by the coding sequence GTGCCTGAACACATCAACGTCCTGTTCCACGGCATCGGCGCCCCGCGGCGCGAGCTGGAGCCGGGCGAGGACGCGTACTGGATCACCGAGGACGCCTTCGCGGCGATCCTGGACGAGGTCGCCACCTGGCCCGGCGTGCGGCTCAGCTTCGACGACAGCAACTGCTCGGACGTCGAGATCGCGCTGCCCGCCCTGCTCGAACGGGGCCTGACCGCGGAGTTCTTCGTGCTGGCCGGCCGCCTGGACGCGCCCGGCAGCCTGGGCGAGCGGGACCTGCGCACCCTGGTCGGCAACGGGATGGCGGTCGGCAACCACGGCATGTGGCACCACCCGTGGCGTGGCATGTCCGGCGCCACGGCGCACGAGGAGCTGGCCGAGGCCCGCGACCGGATCGCCGCGGTCGTCGCCCGGCCGGTGACCCGGGCGGCGTGCCCGCTGGGCCGCTACGACCGGAGCACCCTGGTGGCGCTGCGCCGGCTCGGCTACACCACCGTCTTCACCAGCGACCGCCGGCCGGCCGTCGCCGGTCGCTGGTTGCAGCCGCGGTTCAGCGTCTACCGCGACGACACCCCGGAAACCGTCCGCGCCGCGGTCGAGCGGTCCCGGCGGGTCCCGGTCCGCCTGCGCAACGCCGCCGCCGGGGCCGTCAAGCGCTGGCGGTGA
- a CDS encoding oligosaccharide flippase family protein, which translates to MTDLNRRVAGAARWSMVNTVVRRVGTFASGVVLARLFFGPYEWGLYAVGLLVLAMLLSLNEMGVSLALVRWEGDIRRFAPTVLTLSTLSSSAFYVVLYFCAPTVARLLGSPDATTMLRVLCLSVIIDGIACVPLGQLNREFRQFGRTVVDILNFAVNTAVTIGFAAAGVGAMSFAWGSLAGNLVALAGFGLCAPGMLRFGWNREQARQLLRYGLPLASASLLTLGIVNVDSVVVGSVLGPAALGIYAMAFNMSSWPVRMVSETARRVSFAGFSRLADSSPAEFATGFVRAFTLVVAAAVPICVVLGVLAEPIITFVYGDQWAAAARPLQFLVALGLLRTAVELAYDCLATRVRKTLMLMQAWWLFSLLPVLVLFAHRWGVPGVAAGHVVVAGLLVAPVFLVVLGRLGIPAAQVLLSCVRPALGGLAMGVAAWSAHHWLGGGLLGLTVAGVAALAAYVPFVLPIITRLRSGAAEPAPAEPALAATAADPS; encoded by the coding sequence GTGACGGATTTGAACCGACGGGTGGCCGGCGCGGCACGCTGGAGCATGGTCAACACCGTCGTGCGCCGGGTCGGCACGTTCGCCTCCGGGGTGGTGCTGGCCCGCCTGTTCTTCGGGCCGTACGAGTGGGGCCTGTACGCGGTCGGCCTGCTCGTGCTGGCGATGCTGCTGTCGCTCAACGAGATGGGCGTCAGCCTGGCGCTGGTGCGCTGGGAGGGCGACATCCGCCGGTTCGCGCCGACCGTGCTGACCCTCTCGACGCTCAGCAGCAGCGCGTTCTACGTCGTCCTCTACTTCTGCGCGCCCACCGTGGCCCGGCTGCTCGGCTCGCCGGACGCCACCACGATGCTGCGGGTGCTGTGCCTGAGCGTGATCATCGACGGCATCGCGTGCGTCCCGCTGGGCCAGCTCAACCGCGAGTTCAGGCAGTTCGGCCGCACCGTGGTGGACATCCTCAACTTCGCCGTCAACACCGCGGTCACCATCGGGTTCGCCGCGGCCGGCGTCGGCGCGATGAGCTTCGCCTGGGGCTCGCTGGCCGGCAACCTGGTCGCGCTGGCCGGCTTCGGGCTGTGCGCGCCCGGCATGTTGCGCTTCGGCTGGAACCGCGAGCAGGCCCGGCAGCTGCTGCGGTACGGCCTGCCGCTGGCCTCCGCCAGCCTGCTGACCCTGGGCATCGTCAACGTGGACTCGGTCGTGGTCGGCTCGGTGCTCGGCCCGGCCGCGCTCGGCATCTACGCGATGGCGTTCAACATGTCGAGCTGGCCGGTCCGGATGGTCTCGGAGACCGCCCGGCGGGTGTCGTTCGCCGGCTTCTCCCGGCTCGCCGACTCCTCGCCGGCCGAGTTCGCGACCGGTTTCGTCCGGGCCTTCACCCTGGTCGTCGCGGCCGCGGTGCCGATCTGTGTGGTCCTCGGCGTGCTCGCCGAGCCGATCATCACGTTCGTCTACGGCGACCAGTGGGCCGCCGCCGCCCGGCCGCTGCAGTTCCTGGTGGCGCTGGGCCTGCTGCGCACCGCGGTCGAGCTGGCCTACGACTGCCTGGCCACCCGGGTCCGCAAGACACTCATGCTGATGCAGGCCTGGTGGCTGTTCTCGCTGCTGCCGGTGCTGGTGCTGTTCGCGCACCGGTGGGGGGTGCCGGGCGTCGCCGCCGGGCACGTGGTGGTGGCCGGCCTGCTGGTCGCCCCGGTGTTCCTGGTCGTGCTCGGCCGGCTCGGCATCCCGGCGGCGCAGGTGCTGCTCAGCTGCGTGCGTCCGGCGCTCGGCGGCCTGGCCATGGGCGTGGCGGCCTGGTCGGCGCACCACTGGCTCGGCGGCGGCCTGCTCGGCCTGACCGTGGCCGGCGTGGCGGCCCTGGCGGCGTACGTGCCGTTCGTCCTCCCGATCATCACACGCCTGCGGTCCGGCGCCGCCGAGCCGGCCCCCGCCGAGCCCGCGCTCGCCGCCACGGCCGCCGACCCCTCCTAG
- a CDS encoding glycosyltransferase gives MTSVVIAAHNEAAVLGRCLDTLLADAAPGEFDVTVAANGCTDDTARVAARRGVRVIELPAAGKAGALNAGDAVAVGFPRVYLDADIVLSTDGLRALSAAVGGPVLAATARRELDLSGRPLPVRAYFSVHRHLPALRTGLFGRGVIVLSAAGRARFERFPDLVADDLFVDSLFTAAEKRQVERVPARVATPRRTSDLIRRLIRVRAGNAAMRAAAARGEVTADVRPAGRSSWLTDVVLRRPWLAPAAACYAGITVYAAVQARRRPTAGWGRDDSTRTPSGPGAGRA, from the coding sequence GTGACCAGCGTCGTCATCGCCGCCCACAACGAGGCCGCGGTGCTCGGCCGCTGCCTGGACACGCTGCTCGCGGACGCCGCGCCCGGCGAGTTCGACGTCACCGTCGCCGCCAACGGCTGCACCGACGACACCGCGCGGGTGGCCGCCCGGCGCGGCGTACGGGTGATCGAGCTGCCGGCGGCGGGCAAGGCCGGCGCGCTCAACGCCGGCGACGCGGTCGCGGTCGGCTTCCCCCGGGTCTACCTGGACGCGGACATCGTGCTGAGCACCGACGGGCTGCGCGCGCTCAGCGCCGCCGTCGGCGGCCCGGTGCTGGCCGCCACCGCCCGCCGCGAGCTCGACCTGTCCGGGCGGCCGCTGCCGGTCCGGGCGTACTTCAGCGTGCACCGGCACCTGCCCGCGCTGCGCACCGGCCTGTTCGGCCGGGGCGTGATCGTGCTCTCGGCGGCCGGGCGGGCCCGTTTCGAGCGCTTCCCGGACCTGGTCGCCGACGACCTGTTCGTCGACTCGCTCTTCACCGCCGCCGAGAAACGGCAGGTGGAACGGGTGCCGGCCCGGGTCGCCACGCCGCGCCGGACATCCGACCTGATTCGCCGCCTGATCCGGGTCCGCGCCGGGAACGCCGCGATGCGCGCGGCCGCCGCACGCGGCGAGGTGACCGCCGACGTACGACCGGCCGGCCGCTCGTCCTGGCTCACCGACGTGGTGCTGCGCCGCCCCTGGCTGGCGCCCGCCGCGGCCTGCTACGCCGGCATCACCGTCTACGCCGCGGTCCAGGCCAGGCGGCGGCCCACCGCCGGGTGGGGCCGCGACGACTCCACCCGCACGCCGTCCGGGCCGGGGGCCGGCCGTGCCTGA